In a genomic window of Melitaea cinxia chromosome 2, ilMelCinx1.1, whole genome shotgun sequence:
- the LOC123665132 gene encoding E3 ubiquitin-protein ligase LRSAM1-like isoform X1 — MGCAVSGIQRTMSLFSRNSNNSQDIRAKLERKLYLARESPEPDFNLSDCEMRRLPSGIFSICKVFRKDYLYLHNNRLQSLEDGGQLSDLQLIKVLNLSYNQFSYLPNDIRYLVSLTELYLQNNCLESLPDGIKYMECLQVLDVSNNKLGRLNPMLGNLKSLKILKISGNKSLNKLCPELCYAVNLVSIESDGENFIFPPPDIMTKSTTEIMKFLCLEMNIEYLPPLPTTLDISPSQIPSTNYNVFEKQVGITWEEQEAKMIEQENKIHRANQVQREKFLTNFLQEQQDLDSEIAKVQEVRDIERQKLMKTIQKDEQDIEWLVKNFIQTDRLKPEVIQQQLAYEQAEHNRLLEITRQNYDNVRRTDILTAMEQLIENDYHIQYHKKNYKDGLNNIKQSLLSQESEGTNKLVHILNAKDESRTVLIQQVLEDQDIQKAIVSSLLDRVDAKSWSLNQEISLISMHLARLSVIEQEKKKMQIEFNYNELLTQRLKLVDFLDDLLDQRKKRRKQLINTLKEAQDEGNQPSDFWLKSYQKLLDSAPKSLFNVRKLDPVFANYLLQEGVIHCLPFLAKYLFSGESLLNITHENLKESGVSLTSDRESILKALKLYVNEKSQNYNDADLNIKSASPNSPPLDTKQNCSGVLNVDEKESTNVEGECVICMDEKSEVVFVPCGHMCCCHSCAQNELEGCPMCRTKIERTIRVILS; from the coding sequence ATGGGTTGTGCAGTATCAGGAATTCAGCGCACCATGTCCTTGTTTAGTAGAAATTCGAACAATTCTCAGGACATTAGAGCTAAGTTGGAAAGAAAATTGTACCTTGCACGAGAGTCACCAGAACCAGACTTCAATTTATCGGACTGTGAGATGCGCCGCCTGCCTTCTGGTATATTTTCCATATGCAAGGTATTTAGAAAAGACTATTTATATCTGCACAATAATCGCTTGCAATCGCTCGAAGATGGAGGGCAGTTGTCAGATCTCCAGTTAATTAAAGTTCTAAATTTGAGCTACAACCAGTTTTCATATTTACCCAACGATATAAGATATTTGGTAAGCTTGACTGAACTATATCTTCAAAATAACTGCCTTGAATCTTTACCTGatggaataaaatatatggagTGTTTACAAGTATTAGACgtgtcaaataataaattaggcAGATTAAATCCAATGTTAGGAAACTTAAAAAgtctcaaaatattaaaaatctctGGCAATAAGAGCCTAAATAAGTTGTGCCCAGAATTATGTTATGCTGTTAATTTGGTTTCCATTGAATCAGAtggagaaaattttattttcccaCCTCCAGATATAATGACTAAGAGTACAAcagaaataatgaaatttttatgcTTAGAAatgaatattgaatatttaCCACCTCTTCCTACCACTTTGGACATTTCACCATCTCAAATTCCAAGCactaattataatgtttttgaaAAACAAGTAGGTATTACATGGGAAGAACAAGAAGCTAAAATGATTGAGcaggaaaataaaatacacagaGCCAATCAAGTTCAGAGAGAAAagtttttgacaaattttttaCAAGAGCAGCAAGATTTAGACAGTGAAATAGCTAAAGTACAAGAAGTTAGAGATATtgaaagacaaaaattaatGAAGACTATTCAGAAAGACGAACAAGATATAGAATGGTTGGTTAAGAATTTCATTCAGACTGACAGGCTAAAACCAGAAGTGATTCAACAACAATTGGCATATGAACAAGCAGAGCATAACCGCTTGCTTGAAATCACACGACAAAATTATGATAATGTTCGACGAACTGATATTTTAACTGCAATGGAACAGCTTATTGAAAATGATTATCATATTCAATATCACAAGAAAAATTATAAGGatggtttaaataatattaaacaaagcTTATTGTCTCAAGAGTCCGAAGGTACTAATAAATTGGTTCATATATTGAATGCTAAAGATGAATCACGGACAGTATTAATTCAACAAGTTTTAGAGGACCAAGATATCCAGAAAGCTATTGTTTCATCTCTACTCGATCGAGTTGATGCAAAAAGTTGGAGTCTCAACCAGGAAATATCACTGATATCTATGCATTTAGCTAGGTTAAGTGTTATTGaacaagaaaagaaaaaaatgcaaattgaatttaattacaATGAGCTTTTAACACAGAGGTTAAAATTAGTGGACTTCTTAGATGATTTGTTGGATCAGAGAAAGAAACGCAGGAagcaattaattaatactttaaaagaAGCACAAGATGAAGGAAATCAGCCTTCTGATTTTTGGTTAAAAAGTTACCAGAAACTTTTGGATTCTGCTcctaaatctttatttaatgtACGGAAGCTGGATCCTGTCTTTGCAAATTACCTCTTACAAGAAGGAGTCATACACTGCTTACCCTTCTTGGCAAAGTATCTTTTTTCTGGTGAATCTTTATTGAATATAACtcatgaaaatttaaaagagaGTGGGGTTTCCTTGACTTCAGATAGAGAGAgtattttaaaagctttaaaaCTGTATGTCAAtgaaaaaagtcaaaattataatgatgctgatttaaatattaagtcGGCAAGTCCTAATAGCCCTCCTTTGGACACTAAACAAAACTGCTCGGGAGTTTTGAATGTTGATGAAAAAGAAAGCACAAATGTCGAGGGTGAATGTGTAATCTGTATGGATGAAAAGTCTGAAGTTGTATTTGtaccatgtggtcacatgtGTTGCTGCCATTCATGTGCACAAAATGAATTAGAAGGCTGCCCTATGTGCAGAACAAAGATAGAAAGAACTATTAGAGTCATTTTGTCATAG
- the LOC123665132 gene encoding E3 ubiquitin-protein ligase LRSAM1-like isoform X2 translates to MQVGITWEEQEAKMIEQENKIHRANQVQREKFLTNFLQEQQDLDSEIAKVQEVRDIERQKLMKTIQKDEQDIEWLVKNFIQTDRLKPEVIQQQLAYEQAEHNRLLEITRQNYDNVRRTDILTAMEQLIENDYHIQYHKKNYKDGLNNIKQSLLSQESEGTNKLVHILNAKDESRTVLIQQVLEDQDIQKAIVSSLLDRVDAKSWSLNQEISLISMHLARLSVIEQEKKKMQIEFNYNELLTQRLKLVDFLDDLLDQRKKRRKQLINTLKEAQDEGNQPSDFWLKSYQKLLDSAPKSLFNVRKLDPVFANYLLQEGVIHCLPFLAKYLFSGESLLNITHENLKESGVSLTSDRESILKALKLYVNEKSQNYNDADLNIKSASPNSPPLDTKQNCSGVLNVDEKESTNVEGECVICMDEKSEVVFVPCGHMCCCHSCAQNELEGCPMCRTKIERTIRVILS, encoded by the exons ATGCAAG TAGGTATTACATGGGAAGAACAAGAAGCTAAAATGATTGAGcaggaaaataaaatacacagaGCCAATCAAGTTCAGAGAGAAAagtttttgacaaattttttaCAAGAGCAGCAAGATTTAGACAGTGAAATAGCTAAAGTACAAGAAGTTAGAGATATtgaaagacaaaaattaatGAAGACTATTCAGAAAGACGAACAAGATATAGAATGGTTGGTTAAGAATTTCATTCAGACTGACAGGCTAAAACCAGAAGTGATTCAACAACAATTGGCATATGAACAAGCAGAGCATAACCGCTTGCTTGAAATCACACGACAAAATTATGATAATGTTCGACGAACTGATATTTTAACTGCAATGGAACAGCTTATTGAAAATGATTATCATATTCAATATCACAAGAAAAATTATAAGGatggtttaaataatattaaacaaagcTTATTGTCTCAAGAGTCCGAAGGTACTAATAAATTGGTTCATATATTGAATGCTAAAGATGAATCACGGACAGTATTAATTCAACAAGTTTTAGAGGACCAAGATATCCAGAAAGCTATTGTTTCATCTCTACTCGATCGAGTTGATGCAAAAAGTTGGAGTCTCAACCAGGAAATATCACTGATATCTATGCATTTAGCTAGGTTAAGTGTTATTGaacaagaaaagaaaaaaatgcaaattgaatttaattacaATGAGCTTTTAACACAGAGGTTAAAATTAGTGGACTTCTTAGATGATTTGTTGGATCAGAGAAAGAAACGCAGGAagcaattaattaatactttaaaagaAGCACAAGATGAAGGAAATCAGCCTTCTGATTTTTGGTTAAAAAGTTACCAGAAACTTTTGGATTCTGCTcctaaatctttatttaatgtACGGAAGCTGGATCCTGTCTTTGCAAATTACCTCTTACAAGAAGGAGTCATACACTGCTTACCCTTCTTGGCAAAGTATCTTTTTTCTGGTGAATCTTTATTGAATATAACtcatgaaaatttaaaagagaGTGGGGTTTCCTTGACTTCAGATAGAGAGAgtattttaaaagctttaaaaCTGTATGTCAAtgaaaaaagtcaaaattataatgatgctgatttaaatattaagtcGGCAAGTCCTAATAGCCCTCCTTTGGACACTAAACAAAACTGCTCGGGAGTTTTGAATGTTGATGAAAAAGAAAGCACAAATGTCGAGGGTGAATGTGTAATCTGTATGGATGAAAAGTCTGAAGTTGTATTTGtaccatgtggtcacatgtGTTGCTGCCATTCATGTGCACAAAATGAATTAGAAGGCTGCCCTATGTGCAGAACAAAGATAGAAAGAACTATTAGAGTCATTTTGTCATAG
- the LOC123660621 gene encoding seminal metalloprotease 1-like, whose protein sequence is MKSLAMSTRELEDFSNFLKETSQLDQNVKSGVPEDFDDDTPISDHAWEESGKFEGDLILNDRQRRMIVASVAEGLARNGISDTTKRWPNNEVIYFIQADHFSSDQIEAIHNGIDDLARSSCVKFRPYVKGDRDAVVIQGSRRGCFSQVGYQGGYQVLNLSARHPTGRGCFRHGTIVHEMLHTLGFYHMQSSSDRDEFIDVVWENIIRSARHNFRKYNSFAVSDFGVGYDYDSVLHYSRKAFSLNGQDTLVPKQLGATIGQRIGLSEKDTQKLNKMYCDAEPDHQLDTDSIEKPKKKKKNKNKPFEGHGLGYQQVKRRKNCNRRLFRELEIEKK, encoded by the exons ATGAAGAGCTTAGCGATGTCCACGAGGGAACTTGAAGATTTCAGTAATTTCTTAAAAGAGACATCCCAGTTGGATCAAAATGTGAAAA GTGGCGTTCCCGAAGATTTTGACGATGACACGCCAATATCTGACCACGCTTGGGAAGAAAGTGGTAAATTTGAAGGCGATCTGATTCTAAATGACAGGCAGAGGAGAATGATAGTCGCCAGCGTCGCTGAAGGCCTCGCAAGAAATGGCATTTCAGATACAACTAAACGTTGGCCAAACAATGAAGTTATTTACTTCATACAAGCTGACCATTTCT CAAGCGATCAGATAGAAGCAATACACAATGGGATAGACGATTTGGCTCGATCTTCATGCGTCAAATTTAGACCTTATGTAAAAGGCGATCGTGACGCTGTAGTAATTCAG GGTAGCAGAAGAGGATGCTTTTCGCAGGTAGGGTACCAGGGAGGGTATCAAGTGTTGAACCTCTCGGCACGCCATCCGACAGGTCGCGGCTGCTTCCGTCATGGTACTATTGTACATGAAATGCTACATACCTTGGGCTTCTATCACATGCAGAGTAGCTCCGATAGAGACGAGTTTATAGATGTTGTATGGGAGAACATTATTAGAA GTGCGAGACACAACTTTCGCAAATATAATTCGTTTGCAGTTTCTGACTTTGGCGTTGGTTACGACTACGATAGTGTTTTACATTACAGTCGCAAGGCTTTCTCTTTGAATGGCCAAGACACACTGGTTCCTAAGCAG ctTGGGGCAACTATTGGTCAGAGAATAGGTTTATCAGAAAAAGACACTCAGAAACTTAATAAGATGTACTGCGATGCAGAACCCGATCACCAACTCGATACCGACTCAATAGAAAAGcccaagaaaaagaaaaaaaacaaaaataagccATTTGAAGGCCATGGCTTAGGTTACCAACAAG taaaacgaCGCAAGAACTGCAACCGGCGTTTATTCCGGGAACTGGAAATAGAAAAGAAGTGA
- the LOC123661655 gene encoding seminal metalloprotease 1-like, with amino-acid sequence MILKFVVGLVLVVLTNAAPAAVKYVFDVQQLFADNDILDRYELDESRAQELVETKIKYDLAFVDDVDSSTDAELGEHFEGDMFLSSTQREAIQQAGTTRNGLRNITKRWPNRTVVYHIVEEDFDEKQIDMIENGMADIANKSCLKFRRRVKQEHAVIIQGSASGCYSSVGLRTGDDDSEEEEQDQVLNLEKRCFKHGTVVHEMLHTLGFYHMQSTYDRDDFVQIVYENIKPGAEHNFAKYTVDTVTDFGVPYDYGSVMHYPSKAFSKNGNKTIIPLKEDVKIGQRVGLSESDVLKINRMYCEDEKSVSYVSK; translated from the exons ATGATTCTAAAGTTTGTTGTTGGTTTAGTTTTAGTAGTTTTAACGAATGCAGCCCCGGCAGCTGTAAAGTATGTATTCGATGTTCAACAACTTTTTGCAGATAACg ACATTTTGGATAGGTATGAGTTAGACGAAAGTAGAGCACAAGAATTAGtagagacaaaaataaaatatgatttggCATTTGTAGATGATGTAGATTCAAGCACAGATGCAGAGTTAGGTGAGCACTTCGAAGGTGACATGTTCTTATCTTCTACCCAGCGGGAAGCTATTCAGCAAGCTGGAACTACACGCAATGGCTTAAGAAATATCACCAAGCGTTGGCCGAATCGTACTGTTGTATATCATATTGTTGAAGAAGATTTTG ATGAGAAGCAAATTGATATGATCGAAAACGGTATGGCCGACATTGCGAACAAATCTTGCCTCAAGTTTCGGCGAAGGGTAAAACAAGAACACGCAGTCATTATTCAG GGATCGGCAAGTGGTTGTTATTCAAGTGTAGGTCTAAGAACTGGTGATGACGATTCTGAAGAGGAAGAACAGGATCAAGTATTGAACTTGGAGAAACGTTGCTTCAAGCACGGGACAGTTGTACACGAAATGCTTCATACTCTCGGCTTCTACCACATGCAGAGTACTTACGATAGGGACGACTTCGTACAGATtgtgtatgaaaatataaaaccaG GCGCGGAGCACAATTTTGCAAAGTACACCGTTGATACAGTAACTGACTTCGGAGTACCATACGATTACGGCAGTGTGATGCATTATCCATCAAAAGCATTTTCTAAAAACGGAAATAAGACAATCATACCTTTAAAG GAAGACGTCAAAATAGGACAAAGAGTTGGACTATCCGAAAGTGACGTATTGAAGATTAATAGAATGTATTGTGAAGATGAGAAGTCTGTTAGTTACGTTtcgaagtaa